One window of the Nitrospirota bacterium genome contains the following:
- a CDS encoding carboxypeptidase regulatory-like domain-containing protein: protein MKRFYFLLKVVMTGFLLTGFGSVPGFAYEMGETLHGGSLTGKVKLRGPVPENRTFPIALYEYGVYCKKISDGNGHVLLKEFHVDLEGGLQDVVIAIQDVKRGKPFRYIKNEFVAVNCMFHPYDVADAEQFETHEGTLTHVHPLVMILRNDSPLAVLNRDPIVHNGQVYQPEKGNVILNFPIPVADNRHGGSLHFEEGMKIAQMICGMHEYMQTWGWIVDNPYYAKTGKDGKYMIDRIPPGSYHVTAWHPHMKPVEKEIVIPPQGAVDLDFEFESQEVERPLYETQEQFRIGPGYRPKEDLMGCEGPYCVHRHDH from the coding sequence ATGAAACGATTCTATTTCTTGTTGAAAGTCGTGATGACCGGATTTCTCCTCACAGGATTCGGGAGTGTCCCGGGTTTTGCGTATGAAATGGGAGAGACACTCCATGGTGGATCTCTGACAGGGAAGGTCAAATTGAGGGGGCCTGTTCCTGAAAATCGAACGTTTCCGATCGCCCTTTATGAATATGGCGTCTATTGCAAAAAGATTTCTGATGGAAACGGACATGTACTCCTGAAAGAATTCCATGTTGATCTTGAAGGAGGATTGCAGGATGTCGTGATTGCCATTCAGGATGTAAAAAGAGGAAAACCATTTCGATATATTAAAAATGAATTCGTAGCTGTGAATTGTATGTTTCACCCCTACGATGTAGCTGATGCCGAACAGTTTGAGACCCATGAAGGAACATTGACCCATGTCCATCCTCTCGTGATGATTCTGAGAAACGATTCTCCGTTAGCTGTTTTAAATCGTGATCCAATCGTGCACAATGGACAAGTGTATCAGCCGGAAAAAGGCAATGTCATCTTGAACTTTCCGATACCGGTCGCCGACAATAGGCATGGCGGGAGTCTCCACTTTGAAGAGGGAATGAAAATAGCACAGATGATTTGCGGCATGCACGAATATATGCAGACTTGGGGTTGGATTGTGGACAATCCTTACTATGCTAAAACGGGGAAAGACGGGAAGTATATGATTGATCGAATTCCGCCTGGGAGTTACCACGTTACGGCGTGGCACCCGCATATGAAGCCGGTAGAGAAAGAGATTGTGATTCCACCTCAGGGGGCAGTTGATCTTGATTTTGAATTTGAATCTCAGGAAGTTGAACGCCCCTTATATGAAACGCAGGAACAGTTCCGCATTGGTCCCGGTTATCGTCCGAAAGAAGATCTCATGGGCTGTGAAGGACCGTACTGTGTCCATCGACACGACCACTAA
- a CDS encoding OsmC family protein, which yields MSINRKASAAWNGNLKEGKGTISTPSGVLKNTQYSFGTRFENAAGTNPEELIAAAHAGCFSMALSGQLGNAGMTAESIETTASLTMEKLEAGFTITSIHLNTTVKIPGADKSKFETAANNAKAGCPISRLLNAKITMDAKLIA from the coding sequence ATGTCCATCAATCGCAAAGCATCAGCCGCATGGAACGGAAATTTAAAGGAAGGAAAAGGAACGATTTCAACGCCGAGCGGAGTATTGAAAAACACCCAGTATTCATTCGGAACACGCTTCGAAAATGCTGCGGGAACAAATCCTGAAGAATTAATCGCGGCCGCCCATGCTGGATGTTTCTCAATGGCTCTTTCAGGACAGCTAGGCAATGCTGGCATGACCGCTGAAAGTATTGAAACAACGGCCTCTTTGACGATGGAAAAACTGGAAGCGGGATTTACCATCACTTCAATTCATTTGAATACGACCGTTAAAATTCCGGGAGCCGACAAATCTAAATTTGAAACAGCCGCCAACAATGCAAAAGCCGGTTGTCCCATCTCTCGTCTGCTAAATGCCAAGATCACGATGGATGCAAAACTGATCGCTTAG
- a CDS encoding GNAT family N-acetyltransferase codes for MPKQITLKESKSIDIALLKELYQHAPWAKDRSLADIKRALAQSTLVISAWERDLLVGFARVLSDKVFRATIWDVIVRPDYQQEGIGSMIVEKIIAHPSLRNVDRFWLNTKQPEFYKKFGFVPSQEAMLLARKTRIP; via the coding sequence ATGCCAAAACAGATTACCCTTAAAGAGTCCAAGAGCATCGACATCGCTCTTCTGAAAGAACTCTATCAACATGCCCCCTGGGCCAAAGATCGTTCACTTGCTGACATCAAAAGAGCCCTCGCACAATCTACTTTGGTGATTTCTGCATGGGAAAGGGACCTGTTGGTCGGTTTCGCACGAGTTTTGTCGGACAAAGTTTTTCGAGCAACTATCTGGGATGTCATCGTTCGTCCAGATTACCAACAAGAAGGGATCGGATCGATGATCGTTGAAAAAATCATTGCCCATCCCTCACTCAGAAACGTCGATCGGTTCTGGTTAAACACCAAACAGCCGGAATTTTACAAAAAATTCGGTTTTGTTCCGAGCCAGGAAGCGATGCTTCTTGCCCGAAAGACAAGAATCCCTTAA
- a CDS encoding sigma-54-dependent Fis family transcriptional regulator: MAKILIVDDEKSMREFLGIVLSNEGYAVTTASDGEEAIQQIGKDIFDLVITDIKMPKMSGLDVLKGVKEVSPDTLVLMITAFATTETAIEAMKQGAYNYLIKPFKIDEVKLIIRNALEKQSLRKENSQLRHSLNELVSPRNIVGKSQALSKILDLIEKISDSSSNILITGESGTGKELVARAIHERSGRREKPFVTVNCSALPENLLESELFGHMKGSFTGAVMNKQGLFEIADGGTLFLDEIGDTSLSIQVKLLRVLQEREFRRVGGTKDIKVDVRIVAATNKDLVKAVAESSFREDLFYRLDVIPVFLPPLRERKDDIPLLSDFFLKKFNKLLNKQLLGIDQEAINVLMEQEWKGNVRELENMLERVVSLTSNSRIMKEDVLASMRPIALSDSVKIREIPEAGVDLEKYIEEVEKDILIKALEKTRWVKTEAAKLLHLNFRSFRYRLDKYQIDKQPS, encoded by the coding sequence TTGGCTAAAATTCTGATTGTCGATGACGAGAAAAGCATGAGGGAATTCCTGGGCATTGTTCTCTCCAACGAAGGATATGCCGTGACGACCGCATCTGACGGTGAGGAGGCCATTCAGCAGATCGGAAAGGACATTTTTGATCTCGTCATTACGGATATCAAGATGCCGAAAATGAGCGGCCTGGATGTATTAAAAGGGGTCAAAGAAGTCTCTCCGGACACCCTTGTCTTAATGATAACTGCATTTGCGACGACAGAAACCGCGATAGAGGCCATGAAGCAGGGAGCCTACAATTATTTGATAAAACCGTTCAAAATTGACGAGGTAAAGCTGATCATTCGAAATGCGCTCGAAAAACAGTCTCTCCGCAAGGAAAACAGTCAGCTGCGCCATTCCTTGAATGAACTGGTTTCGCCACGAAATATTGTTGGAAAAAGCCAGGCTTTGAGTAAAATTCTCGATTTGATCGAAAAAATCTCTGATAGCAGCAGCAATATCCTGATTACGGGAGAGAGCGGAACCGGAAAGGAGCTGGTGGCCCGTGCTATTCACGAAAGATCGGGACGAAGGGAAAAACCTTTTGTGACCGTAAACTGCAGCGCTCTCCCAGAGAACCTGCTGGAAAGCGAACTTTTCGGACATATGAAAGGATCTTTCACCGGGGCCGTTATGAATAAACAGGGACTGTTCGAGATTGCGGATGGCGGAACACTCTTCCTGGATGAAATAGGGGATACGTCGTTATCCATACAGGTCAAACTGCTCCGAGTCCTCCAGGAAAGGGAGTTTAGAAGAGTGGGCGGGACGAAAGATATTAAAGTTGACGTGCGGATTGTCGCCGCGACGAATAAAGATTTGGTAAAAGCTGTTGCCGAAAGCTCATTTCGGGAAGATCTCTTTTACCGTCTTGATGTGATTCCGGTTTTCCTTCCTCCTTTAAGAGAGCGAAAAGATGATATTCCGCTGTTGTCCGACTTCTTTCTAAAAAAATTCAATAAGCTTTTAAATAAGCAACTTCTCGGTATTGATCAGGAAGCGATTAATGTCTTGATGGAACAGGAGTGGAAAGGAAACGTTCGAGAACTTGAAAATATGCTTGAGAGAGTTGTCTCGCTCACCTCAAATTCCAGGATCATGAAAGAAGATGTATTGGCGAGCATGCGTCCTATCGCGTTGTCGGATTCTGTAAAGATTCGGGAAATTCCGGAAGCTGGAGTGGATCTGGAAAAATATATTGAAGAAGTCGAAAAGGACATTTTAATTAAGGCGCTGGAAAAGACCCGCTGGGTAAAGACGGAGGCAGCTAAATTGCTCCATCTGAATTTCAGATCCTTTAGGTACAGGCTCGACAAGTACCAGATCGACAAACAACCCTCGTAA
- a CDS encoding PAS domain S-box protein: MKIATAEEKLNIRMEDLKERIKWLNIVRVSLMTLLFGASLLFQIGTINSPLSLYFPSVLLGYIYFLTLGYFYLLNRMENLVHLSLVQLSIDVFIETLLVMFTGSVESPFSFLYILSIISGALLLNRFGAFFVASLAFILYGTVVDLEYFKWGVFGYFSPTNISEREVFYSFFLYLIIFFTVALMSGLLSEKLNRTRKELAERDRGLLALRAFHENVVRSMGSGLLTTDLKGSILSFNTAAETISGYLREEVIDKKWWTVFGWPGIPVSQEQWEMKFGTIRFDKEGKKKNGTRLLIGMTLSALKNDEGEQRGFVGTFQDLTKIREMEESIKLKERLAHLGEMAAGIAHEIRNPLASLSGSMEVLRQELNLKDHQHKLMEIALKEAERLNHLISDFLNYARPRSPQRTMTQIKSYIEEEIFFFQNSGACAQGVQVDLILDPLLATVFLDQDMIKQVFWNLLLNASEAMPNGGIIKIRAGKEPSKNEKSYWFLSFEDNGIGIPSNSIGRVFNPFYSTKDHGTGLGLSIVHRIVEENGGKISVKSGSGEGTEFKLVFPILQDEQTLIVDRVKEYLIG, from the coding sequence ATGAAAATTGCCACGGCGGAAGAGAAACTCAATATTCGAATGGAGGACCTGAAGGAAAGAATCAAGTGGTTAAACATCGTCAGAGTCTCCCTGATGACGCTTCTTTTCGGAGCCTCTCTCCTTTTTCAGATCGGGACCATTAATTCACCTCTGTCTCTCTATTTTCCCTCCGTCTTGCTCGGTTATATTTATTTTCTCACTTTGGGCTATTTTTATCTGTTAAATCGGATGGAAAATCTCGTCCATCTTTCACTGGTTCAGCTTTCGATAGACGTGTTTATTGAGACCTTGCTGGTGATGTTTACCGGATCTGTTGAAAGTCCGTTCTCGTTTCTTTATATCCTTTCCATTATATCCGGGGCTCTCTTATTAAATCGTTTTGGAGCCTTTTTTGTCGCATCGCTTGCATTCATATTATACGGTACCGTGGTTGACCTGGAGTACTTTAAATGGGGCGTGTTTGGCTATTTCAGTCCGACTAATATTTCAGAACGCGAGGTGTTTTACTCTTTTTTTCTTTACCTTATTATTTTCTTTACGGTTGCATTGATGAGTGGTCTCCTTTCCGAGAAATTGAACAGGACCCGAAAGGAACTGGCTGAACGGGATCGGGGATTATTGGCGTTACGGGCTTTTCATGAAAATGTGGTACGCAGCATGGGTAGCGGATTATTAACCACGGACCTGAAGGGAAGCATTCTATCCTTTAATACGGCCGCTGAAACCATTTCGGGTTATCTTCGGGAAGAGGTTATCGATAAAAAATGGTGGACTGTTTTCGGGTGGCCGGGAATTCCCGTTTCCCAGGAGCAGTGGGAAATGAAATTCGGAACGATTCGATTTGACAAGGAAGGCAAAAAGAAAAATGGAACTCGTCTCCTGATTGGCATGACGTTATCGGCGTTAAAAAACGATGAGGGTGAACAAAGGGGTTTTGTCGGAACCTTTCAGGACTTAACCAAAATTAGAGAGATGGAAGAGTCTATTAAACTTAAGGAACGGCTGGCTCACTTAGGAGAGATGGCCGCAGGTATTGCCCATGAGATCAGGAATCCACTGGCGTCCTTGAGCGGTTCAATGGAAGTCCTCAGGCAAGAATTGAACTTAAAGGACCATCAACATAAATTGATGGAAATTGCGCTGAAGGAGGCAGAGAGATTAAATCATTTGATCTCCGATTTTCTGAATTACGCGAGGCCTCGCTCCCCACAAAGAACGATGACACAAATAAAATCCTATATTGAGGAAGAAATCTTTTTCTTTCAGAACTCCGGAGCCTGTGCTCAGGGGGTTCAAGTTGACCTGATCCTGGACCCCCTGTTAGCCACTGTGTTTTTAGATCAGGATATGATCAAACAGGTGTTCTGGAATCTCCTGTTAAACGCATCTGAAGCCATGCCGAACGGGGGAATCATAAAAATTCGAGCCGGAAAGGAACCTTCGAAAAATGAAAAGTCGTATTGGTTTCTTTCATTTGAGGACAATGGTATCGGAATTCCGAGCAATTCAATTGGTAGGGTATTTAATCCATTCTATTCCACTAAAGATCATGGCACCGGACTCGGTCTATCCATTGTTCACCGGATTGTTGAAGAAAATGGCGGAAAGATATCCGTTAAAAGTGGTTCCGGTGAAGGAACCGAATTCAAACTTGTTTTTCCAATTTTGCAAGATGAACAAACGTTAATCGTGGATCGCGTCAAGGAGTATTTGATTGGCTAA
- a CDS encoding type II secretion system F family protein, with product MATFVWTGRTRQGGVQKGEVAAANKDEVVNILRKQNILVTTVNPKPAGISLSFGGGKVNEKDIVIFTRQFATMIDAGLPLVQCLEIISTQSENKLLAKTLVQVRQDVEGGATYADSLRKHPKVFDDLYVNMVAAGEAGGILDTILNRLSKHIEKNMKLKKQIKSAMVYPGVIVSVAVIVITVLMVWVIPQFAKMFTDFGGTLPLPTVIVISISEFMQHNIVYIVMILVAIGYVFKRYYKTPKGRRLVDGLLLKTPVAGDLIRKASVAGFTRTLGTLISSGVPILEGLSIVAKTAGNKVVEEALLSVKQSISEGKTIAEPLKKTNVFPPMVVQMIGVGESTGALDAMLEKIADFYDDEVDSAVTALTSLLEPMLMVFLGVTIGFIVIAMYLPIFKMASVVG from the coding sequence ATGGCAACATTTGTCTGGACAGGAAGAACAAGGCAAGGGGGAGTTCAAAAAGGGGAAGTCGCCGCTGCCAATAAAGATGAGGTGGTCAATATTCTGAGAAAGCAGAATATTCTGGTGACGACTGTCAATCCGAAACCGGCAGGAATTAGTCTTTCGTTTGGAGGAGGTAAGGTTAACGAAAAGGACATTGTTATCTTTACACGGCAATTTGCCACGATGATCGATGCAGGCCTTCCACTGGTCCAATGTCTTGAAATCATCTCGACCCAGTCCGAGAACAAACTATTGGCGAAGACGCTCGTCCAGGTTCGTCAAGATGTGGAAGGGGGAGCTACCTACGCAGATTCACTGAGAAAACATCCTAAAGTGTTTGATGATCTTTATGTCAATATGGTCGCCGCCGGCGAGGCCGGAGGAATCTTAGATACAATTTTAAACCGGCTTTCCAAACATATTGAAAAAAATATGAAACTCAAGAAACAGATAAAATCCGCTATGGTTTATCCGGGTGTGATTGTCAGCGTTGCGGTCATCGTGATCACGGTATTGATGGTGTGGGTCATCCCGCAATTTGCAAAAATGTTCACTGATTTTGGAGGAACTCTTCCTCTCCCGACGGTCATCGTCATTTCAATTAGCGAATTCATGCAGCACAACATTGTTTATATCGTGATGATCCTGGTGGCGATAGGCTATGTATTCAAGAGGTACTATAAAACGCCCAAAGGAAGACGCCTTGTGGACGGACTCCTTCTTAAAACGCCCGTTGCAGGAGATCTGATCAGGAAAGCCTCTGTGGCCGGATTTACAAGAACCCTGGGCACGCTCATCAGTTCAGGCGTTCCCATTCTCGAGGGACTTTCCATTGTGGCAAAGACCGCAGGAAATAAAGTGGTCGAAGAAGCTTTGTTGTCAGTGAAACAGAGTATCAGCGAAGGAAAAACTATTGCTGAACCGTTGAAAAAGACGAATGTCTTCCCTCCGATGGTGGTTCAGATGATCGGTGTCGGGGAGTCTACCGGCGCCCTGGATGCCATGTTGGAGAAAATAGCCGACTTTTATGATGATGAAGTCGATTCGGCTGTGACGGCGCTCACTTCTCTTCTTGAGCCAATGCTCATGGTGTTTCTCGGAGTGACGATCGGGTTCATCGTGATTGCAATGTACCTGCCGATCTTTAAAATGGCCTCTGTAGTTGGATAA
- a CDS encoding type IV pilus twitching motility protein PilT produces MANLQQLLQALLEKKGTDLHITTGTPPQMRIDGSMVPMAVPPLSPVDTKQLIYSILTDAQKHSFEEENELDFAFGLQGLSRFRVNVFMQRGACAAAIRVIPFKIRSFEELGLPKVIKDLSERPRGLVLVTGQTGSGKSTTLAAIIDKINSDNHSHIITVEDPIEYIHPHKKSIVNQREVKQDTKSFKSALKYILRQDPDVVLVGEMRDLETIEAALTIAETGHLTLGTLHTNSCVQTMNRIIDVFPPIQQPQVRAQLSMVLEGVVSQQLIEKHGGGRCLAMEIMIPNAAIRNLIREDKLHQIYSTMQTGQGKYGMQTMNQALYELVVRKQISKEVALQRSSAQDELNAMFNRGGLTPTPGGMKDGKMAHV; encoded by the coding sequence ATGGCGAATTTACAGCAATTATTACAAGCCTTATTGGAGAAAAAGGGAACGGATTTACATATTACCACCGGGACCCCTCCCCAGATGCGCATTGACGGCTCCATGGTCCCCATGGCAGTACCCCCCTTGTCGCCAGTTGATACCAAACAGCTGATTTATAGCATATTAACAGATGCCCAGAAACATTCCTTTGAAGAAGAAAATGAGCTCGATTTTGCATTTGGACTTCAGGGTCTAAGCCGGTTCAGAGTGAACGTCTTCATGCAACGGGGAGCCTGCGCGGCAGCCATTCGTGTGATTCCGTTTAAAATCAGATCTTTTGAAGAACTGGGTTTGCCAAAGGTGATTAAGGATCTCAGCGAGAGGCCGCGAGGCCTGGTTCTCGTGACTGGACAGACCGGGAGCGGAAAATCAACAACGCTTGCCGCCATAATCGATAAAATCAACTCGGACAATCATTCACACATTATCACCGTGGAAGATCCGATCGAATACATTCATCCGCATAAGAAATCGATTGTCAATCAGCGCGAGGTCAAGCAAGACACGAAATCCTTTAAGTCTGCCCTTAAGTATATACTACGGCAGGATCCTGACGTCGTTTTGGTTGGAGAAATGCGGGATCTGGAGACGATTGAAGCCGCTCTGACTATTGCCGAAACAGGGCATCTTACCCTGGGAACGCTTCATACCAATTCCTGCGTTCAGACCATGAATCGTATTATAGACGTGTTTCCTCCCATTCAACAGCCCCAGGTTCGTGCTCAACTTTCGATGGTATTAGAGGGCGTGGTCTCCCAACAACTGATTGAAAAACACGGGGGAGGAAGATGTCTGGCCATGGAAATCATGATTCCGAATGCGGCCATTCGAAATCTGATACGTGAAGACAAGCTTCATCAGATTTATTCAACAATGCAGACGGGTCAAGGAAAATATGGAATGCAGACAATGAACCAGGCTTTATATGAACTCGTGGTCCGAAAGCAGATTTCCAAAGAAGTGGCATTGCAAAGGTCCAGTGCCCAGGACGAACTCAACGCGATGTTCAACCGTGGTGGATTAACGCCGACTCCCGGCGGCATGAAAGATGGAAAAATGGCGCATGTCTGA
- the pilB gene encoding type IV-A pilus assembly ATPase PilB has protein sequence MVPEKLGKLLVQGNLISEDNYQKALVSHKKDGGIFDSVLVKMGAIEEIKLLQFLSTQLRLPYIDLTKVEIESSVIKLVPSELVQKYKIIPVKRSGALLHIAMIDPSNIFAIDDIKFMTGYDVSPVLASESGILSAMTKYYNSSDQINTMLQDIEEEEVDVLQDEDDDVDLNKLKAEVEDAPVIKLVNLILTEAIKKGVSDIHIECYEKKFRVRYRLDGELQEVMAPPMKLKAALTSRIKIMSNLDISERRLPQDGRIKLKMTEKEVDLRVSILPCLFGEKIVMRILDKGNLNVDLKKLGFEPKAMENFLKAIESPWGMVLVTGPTGSGKTTTLYSAMHHINTVDINIMTAEDPVEYNLEGINQVQMKEDIGLNFAAALRSFLRQDPDVVMVGEIRDFETAEIAVKAALTGHLVLSTLHTNDAPGTINRLLNMGIEPFMVASSCVLILAQRLVRRVCQQCKEVEKVPAETLILMGFSKEEAGSIVCYKGKGCTACSNKGYKGRLGLYEVLPVGDEIKALILQGANADELKKKAIAVGMKTLRMSGLEKIREGLTSVEEVEGSTFTD, from the coding sequence ATGGTTCCTGAAAAATTGGGAAAATTACTTGTGCAGGGCAATCTCATTTCCGAAGACAATTATCAAAAGGCGCTCGTTTCGCATAAGAAAGACGGAGGTATATTCGACTCCGTATTAGTCAAAATGGGTGCCATCGAGGAAATTAAACTCCTTCAGTTTTTGAGCACACAGCTGAGACTGCCTTACATTGATTTAACTAAAGTAGAGATTGAATCCAGCGTGATCAAACTGGTTCCTTCAGAGCTTGTCCAGAAATACAAAATTATTCCGGTCAAGAGATCGGGCGCTCTGCTTCATATTGCCATGATCGATCCATCCAATATTTTTGCCATTGACGATATCAAATTTATGACCGGTTATGATGTCTCGCCGGTTCTCGCGTCAGAAAGTGGCATTTTGTCTGCCATGACAAAATATTATAATTCCTCGGATCAGATCAATACCATGCTTCAGGATATTGAAGAAGAAGAGGTGGACGTCCTCCAGGATGAGGATGACGATGTCGATCTGAATAAGTTAAAGGCCGAGGTTGAAGATGCTCCGGTGATTAAATTGGTGAATCTTATCTTGACCGAGGCAATCAAAAAAGGAGTGAGCGACATTCATATTGAATGTTATGAGAAGAAATTCCGGGTGCGTTATCGATTGGACGGCGAATTGCAGGAAGTCATGGCGCCTCCCATGAAGCTGAAGGCTGCTCTGACTTCAAGAATTAAAATCATGTCAAACCTCGATATTTCCGAACGGCGTCTTCCCCAAGACGGAAGAATCAAGCTAAAAATGACAGAAAAGGAGGTCGATCTCCGCGTTTCCATTCTCCCCTGTCTCTTCGGTGAAAAGATCGTGATGAGAATTTTGGACAAAGGGAATCTGAACGTGGACTTGAAAAAACTTGGTTTTGAGCCCAAGGCAATGGAAAATTTCCTGAAAGCAATCGAAAGTCCCTGGGGAATGGTGCTCGTGACCGGACCAACCGGAAGCGGAAAGACGACAACTCTTTATTCCGCGATGCATCATATCAATACCGTCGATATCAATATTATGACAGCTGAAGATCCTGTCGAATATAACCTGGAAGGGATTAACCAGGTTCAAATGAAAGAAGATATCGGCCTGAATTTCGCAGCAGCACTTCGGTCATTTCTCCGTCAGGATCCGGATGTGGTGATGGTGGGGGAAATCCGTGATTTTGAAACCGCAGAAATTGCGGTGAAAGCCGCTCTGACGGGTCATCTCGTCCTGAGTACCCTTCATACCAATGACGCGCCCGGAACGATTAACCGTCTATTAAATATGGGAATAGAGCCATTCATGGTGGCATCCTCCTGTGTGCTGATCCTGGCCCAACGACTTGTTAGGAGAGTCTGCCAACAGTGCAAAGAGGTTGAAAAAGTCCCCGCCGAGACTCTCATCCTCATGGGCTTTTCAAAGGAAGAAGCCGGTTCTATCGTTTGTTACAAGGGTAAGGGTTGTACCGCATGCAGCAATAAAGGATACAAAGGAAGGCTTGGCCTCTACGAGGTACTTCCAGTTGGAGACGAGATTAAGGCTTTGATTTTGCAGGGAGCGAACGCGGATGAGCTCAAGAAAAAAGCCATTGCGGTAGGAATGAAAACCTTGCGAATGAGCGGGCTTGAAAAAATAAGAGAGGGGTTGACATCCGTTGAAGAAGTGGAAGGTTCCACGTTTACGGACTGA
- the aroE gene encoding shikimate dehydrogenase translates to MKGENTTYLAIIGHPVSHSLSPQMHEAAFKKLNLNYRYLSFEISPLNLKNGIQALKNLGFRGFNVTLPFKEKIMPFLDQISPEAKMIGAVNTVLIENGKLKGFNTDGAGFLASLKKKWNFSAKARTAVILGAGGAARAVAIQLCLEKIKVIGIANRTAENGMKLKKTLNRYFPGIKVVSLSLHDPELKKLILNSDLLVNTTSVGLFPGEPSPIPSHYFHAKLKVCDLIYNPPSTAFLKAARKRRCSVINGAGMLLFQGALAFQIWTGKRAPLRAMSGVLSIRSSFLK, encoded by the coding sequence ATGAAGGGAGAAAATACCACTTACCTGGCCATTATTGGCCATCCCGTTTCGCATTCCCTCTCACCCCAAATGCACGAAGCCGCGTTTAAAAAGCTGAATCTTAACTATCGTTATCTTTCCTTTGAGATTTCCCCACTAAACCTTAAAAACGGAATTCAAGCACTCAAGAACCTGGGATTTAGGGGTTTCAATGTAACCCTTCCTTTTAAAGAAAAAATCATGCCCTTCCTGGATCAAATTTCTCCGGAAGCGAAAATGATCGGTGCGGTGAACACCGTCCTGATTGAAAACGGAAAATTAAAAGGATTCAATACAGACGGAGCAGGCTTTTTAGCATCTCTTAAAAAAAAATGGAACTTCTCGGCGAAAGCGAGAACCGCGGTGATACTCGGCGCGGGGGGTGCGGCGAGAGCTGTCGCGATTCAGCTTTGTCTCGAAAAAATTAAAGTCATCGGAATCGCGAATCGGACAGCAGAAAACGGGATGAAACTTAAAAAAACGCTCAATCGGTATTTTCCCGGCATTAAGGTTGTTTCCTTATCTCTCCACGATCCTGAATTAAAAAAGCTCATTTTGAATTCAGATCTTCTCGTTAACACGACTTCGGTCGGACTTTTTCCGGGTGAACCTTCGCCGATTCCCTCTCACTATTTTCATGCGAAATTAAAGGTTTGTGATCTCATCTACAATCCCCCTTCAACCGCCTTTTTGAAAGCAGCCCGGAAAAGGAGGTGTTCCGTGATTAATGGGGCAGGAATGCTCCTTTTTCAGGGTGCCTTGGCTTTTCAGATCTGGACCGGTAAACGGGCCCCATTGCGTGCCATGTCCGGAGTTCTTTCAATCCGGTCATCTTTCTTAAAATAG